The following proteins are encoded in a genomic region of Nicotiana sylvestris chromosome 4, ASM39365v2, whole genome shotgun sequence:
- the LOC104222338 gene encoding uncharacterized protein produces MEMELGLKLTRAADEFSSAEFQFAKDRAGSLFQSAETDTTFILSVHLRGYTQKNIKIDINEEGTIIAIRGEKPVQETVMVGWKLVKKDVEIRKFSKAFKIPDGVILDKIKARYDEEKSILTIEMPKKVKGILGIEFVEVDEDELITEDLSIVADKIPKKVTFKCDMDKPTSSSNSECIQKAEENQEKEKKEIVQNTLEEKWEKHVVKDEITNMEKELMPKIESNIKGNDTIQEIREPHSNEVGGDKTESTSSRDEPKDNQVGGERANGILEDGEISRKREGDNVPKKSSKICVPIVAGSAVILSLVLFVIHLIRTKNQSGKRKG; encoded by the exons ATGGAAATGGAATTGGGGCTCAAACTAACAAGAGCTGCAGATGAATTCTCCTCTGCTGAATTCCAATTTGCAAAAGATCGAGCCGGCTCTCTTTTCCAGTCTGCAGAAACAGACACTACGTTCATCCTTAGTGTCCATTTAAGAG GTTATACACAAAAAAACATAAAGATTGATATTAATGAGGAAGGAACCATAATCGCGATAAGGGGTGAGAAGCCGGTTCAAGAGACTGTGATGGTAGGGTGGAAATTGGTCAAGAAAGATGTAGAAATTAGAAAATTCAGTAAGGCTTTCAAGATTCCAGATGGGGTGATCTTGGATAAAATCAAGGCTAGATATGATGAGGAAAAATCTATATTGACAATTGAAATGCCAAAGAAAGTGAAAGGAATTCTTGGAATTGAGTTTGTAGAAGTGGATGAAGATGAGCTTATTACTGAAGATTTGTCAATAGTAGCTGATAAGATTCCTAAAAaggtcacatttaaatgtgataTGGATAAACCAACATCCTCATCTAATTCAGAGTGTATTCAAAAAGCAGAAGAAAaccaagaaaaggagaagaaagaaaTTGTGCAAAATACATTGGAGGAAAAATGGGAAAAACATGTTGTCAAGGATGAAATTACTAATATGGAGAAGGAATTAATGCCAAAAATAGAGTCAAACATCAAGGGCAATgatacaattcaagaaataaGAGAGCCTCATAGCAATGAAGTAGGTGGTGATAAAACTGAATCTACAAGTTCAAGGGATGAGCCTAAAGATAATCAAGTAGGTGGTGAAAGAGCAAATGGAATTTTAGAAGATGGTGAAATATCAAGGAAAAGGGAAGGTGACAATGTGCCTAAGAAAAGCTCCAAAATTTGTGTGCCAATTGTTGCAGGCTCAGCCGTAATATTATCTCTTGTTTTGTTTGTAATTCATTTGATTAGAACTAAGAATCAATCTGGGAAAAGAAAAGGTTAG